In Cryptomeria japonica chromosome 10, Sugi_1.0, whole genome shotgun sequence, a genomic segment contains:
- the LOC131859330 gene encoding uncharacterized protein LOC131859330 produces the protein MPLKIIDLFKRWLGEYRKSVYSCIWTVFPSIVVWEIWKEKNKCIFQGKEESSELLCARVEREISEVVSASTKGHNFLKFPFSMANKLIQTNWPLLKFRPVHGQSGVDSIEGGVSNCVRSKPEQGWVKINFDGASRGNLGISGVGCVACDVEGKILMKGAQRLQDGTNNEAHAQEALLAIELGCNLKVSKLHLEGDSKIIVDAISKGPTPSWQINSSQLSAQS, from the coding sequence ATGCCATTGAAAATTATTGATCTTTTTAAGAGATGGCTTGGAGAGTATAGGAAATCAGTATATTCATGTATTTGGACTGTCTTTCCTTCGATTGTAgtatgggagatttggaaggagAAAAACAAATGTATTTTTCAAGGGAAGGAAGAATCAAGTGAGTTGTTATGTGCAAGAGTTGAGAGGGAAATCTCAGAAGTGGTTTCTGCATCGACAAAGGGACATAATTTCTTGAAATTTCCTTTTAGTATGGCAAACAAGTTGATTCAGACGAATTGGCCTTTGCTGAAATTTAGGCCTGTTCATGGGCAGTCTGGAGTTGATTCAATTGAGGGAGGAGTCTCGAATTGTGTGCGGTCTAAACCGGAGCAAGGAtgggttaaaattaattttgatggggcctcaagaGGCAACCTGGGTATCTCAGGGGTTGGTTGTGTGGCTTGTGATGTGGAAGGGAAAATTTTAATGAAAGGAGCTCAACGACTTCAAGATGGTACTAACAATGAAGCGCATGCACAAGAAGCTTTACTTGCAATAGAGTTGGGTTGTAATTTAAAGGTCTCAAAGTTACATCTTGAAGGTGATTCTAAAATTATTGTTGATGCAATTTCAAAAGGCCCTACTCCGAGTTGGCAGATAAATTCATCACAATTATCTGCTCAAAGTTAA